Below is a genomic region from Treponema sp. OMZ 798.
CCGTCTTTTTTTACTTCGACATCGGCTGTTCCCATGTTAATCATGGGCTCTATTGCGACCACCATTCCGGCTCTAAGGCGGGGATTCGGCCTCATTCTTTCAATCACGTTCGGAATACTCGGATCTTCGTGTACGCCGAGGCCTACTCCGTGTCCGCAATAGTCATAAACCACCCCGTAATTATGGGCTCTTGCCAGATTAAAGACAGCCTTCGAAATATCTGAAACTCTTTTACCTGCCTTGCATGCTTCGATTCCTGCGTAAAGGCACTGAGTAGTAACTTCCAAAAGTTTGAGGTTTTCCTTTGAAACATTTCCGACAGGATAGGTTACGCAGGCATCGCTTATGTAGCCTCCAAGGTCGATTCCTATATCCATCGAAACAAGGTCGCCGTCTTTTACTATTCTTTTTCCCGGAAGACCGTGAATTACCTCTTCATTTATCGAAATACAGGCTGCTCCCGGAAAACCTTCAGAATACCAGGCAGGAACACCGCCGATTTTTTTTATATAGTTGACACAAAAATCATCAAGCTCTTTTGTACTCATACCGGGTTTTATTACCGGTTTTAATTCTTCGAAAAGTTTGGCAAGGGCCTTACAGGACTTTCTGATGCCGTTAATTTGTTCTTCCGTTTTAATTATAATCATAGCGATTCTCCAATTGATTTTGAATAATTTTAACGCCCCTTAATTTGGGGCTGAGCAGCATTGCCTCATTTAAACATTGAGAGGCTCTGTATGTGTCTCCAAACCTATAATATATTTCGGACATACGCTTAAGGATGTTAGCTTTATCTATCTTTTTAAAGCCTAGTTCCAGAGCAGCTTCATAACAGTCTAAGGCAAGCTCGTCTTCGGTATACCTATGCAGTTTATCGCTTATTATGGATTTTATCAAGCCGGTAACCTCAGGAAAAAAATGTTTAAAATAAGGCTTTTCTTTTTCCATATAAAAGATTTCTTCCAAAAGCAAAAAAGATTCGTAGTATTCTCCGCGGAAATAAAGTTCTTCTGCAAGGACAAAGCCGCAGTCCATAAA
It encodes:
- the map gene encoding type I methionyl aminopeptidase codes for the protein MIIIKTEEQINGIRKSCKALAKLFEELKPVIKPGMSTKELDDFCVNYIKKIGGVPAWYSEGFPGAACISINEEVIHGLPGKRIVKDGDLVSMDIGIDLGGYISDACVTYPVGNVSKENLKLLEVTTQCLYAGIEACKAGKRVSDISKAVFNLARAHNYGVVYDYCGHGVGLGVHEDPSIPNVIERMRPNPRLRAGMVVAIEPMINMGTADVEVKKDGWTVVTADRSVSCHMEHTVAIFEDHTEILSQL